The proteins below are encoded in one region of Thermosulfurimonas marina:
- the atpF gene encoding F0F1 ATP synthase subunit B, which produces MRRAGLLLLLVTFLSWAALAVSTSLGEAFWGGPKVYAETVHGETLGHGEAGQVQEEHATGVTREQLKNFLWWSVNFLILLAILYKFGKEPVANLFRSRKEAIVNEYEDLMAKKREAEARYAELQEKLKGLEAEAERLLAAFREQGEKEAQRIIEEAKANAERLKQQAELYIQQEMARAREELQREVAEMAVRMAEELIRKNITAEDHRRLFEEFLQKVEGERLH; this is translated from the coding sequence ATGAGAAGGGCAGGGCTTCTTCTATTGCTGGTGACCTTCTTGAGTTGGGCCGCGCTGGCAGTCTCCACAAGTCTGGGAGAGGCCTTCTGGGGAGGGCCCAAGGTCTATGCGGAAACGGTGCACGGGGAAACTCTAGGGCACGGAGAGGCCGGTCAGGTCCAAGAAGAACATGCGACGGGGGTGACCCGGGAGCAACTTAAAAATTTCCTCTGGTGGTCGGTCAATTTTCTCATTCTTCTGGCCATTCTTTACAAGTTCGGAAAGGAGCCCGTGGCCAATCTTTTCCGTTCCCGCAAAGAGGCCATCGTGAATGAGTACGAGGATCTTATGGCCAAAAAACGGGAGGCCGAGGCCCGGTACGCGGAACTTCAGGAAAAATTGAAGGGTCTTGAGGCCGAGGCCGAAAGATTGCTGGCGGCTTTTCGGGAGCAGGGCGAGAAGGAGGCCCAGCGGATTATCGAAGAGGCCAAGGCCAATGCGGAACGTCTCAAACAACAGGCCGAGCTTTATATCCAGCAGGAGATGGCCCGGGCCCGAGAGGAATTACAGCGAGAGGTGGCGGAGATGGCCGTAAGGATGGCCGAGGAACTCATCCGGAAGAACATCACCGCCGAGGATCATCGGCGGCTTTTTGAGGAATTTCTCCAAAAGGTTGAGGGGGAGAGGCTACATTGA
- the amrB gene encoding AmmeMemoRadiSam system protein B yields the protein MRREPAVAGQFYPGDPVHLRAELARLIRATGPQVEALGVVAPHAGYMYSGAVAGEVYGRLVPPEVAVILGPNHTGLGQRAAVLPVGVFLTPLGEVPIESPLAEDLLSRVPFLREDALAHLYEHSLEVQVPFLQYLNPEVSLVPVCLSRLSLEEIFELGEGLAQAVEAYPRRVTLVASTDFSHYVPDEVARRKDRLALERILELDPEGLVEVVARERISMCGVIPTAVMLVAVRALGAQRAELVRYATSGEVSGDYAQVVGYAGILIW from the coding sequence ATGCGACGGGAGCCAGCCGTAGCCGGGCAGTTTTATCCGGGGGATCCGGTCCATTTACGGGCCGAACTGGCCCGTTTAATTCGGGCCACGGGGCCCCAGGTGGAGGCCCTGGGGGTGGTGGCTCCTCATGCGGGCTACATGTACTCCGGGGCGGTGGCCGGGGAGGTTTATGGCCGTTTGGTTCCCCCGGAGGTGGCGGTCATTCTGGGGCCCAACCATACCGGTCTGGGGCAGCGGGCCGCGGTGCTCCCCGTGGGGGTCTTCCTTACCCCCCTGGGAGAGGTCCCCATCGAAAGTCCTCTAGCCGAAGACCTTCTTTCCCGGGTCCCTTTTCTCCGGGAAGATGCCCTGGCCCATCTTTATGAGCATTCCCTAGAGGTCCAAGTCCCCTTTCTTCAATACCTTAATCCGGAGGTAAGCCTGGTCCCCGTTTGCCTTTCGCGGCTCTCTCTGGAAGAAATCTTCGAGTTAGGGGAAGGCCTGGCCCAGGCGGTTGAGGCCTACCCCCGACGGGTGACCCTGGTGGCCAGCACAGATTTCAGTCACTACGTTCCGGACGAGGTGGCCCGCCGGAAGGATCGTTTAGCCCTAGAAAGGATCCTGGAACTCGACCCCGAGGGTCTGGTGGAGGTGGTCGCCCGGGAGAGGATCAGCATGTGCGGGGTCATCCCTACGGCGGTGATGTTGGTGGCGGTGCGCGCCCTGGGGGCCCAGAGGGCCGAACTGGTTCGCTATGCCACCTCTGGAGAGGTCTCCGGAGACTACGCTCAGGTGGTCGGCTACGCCGGAATCCTCATCTGGTAA
- the mreC gene encoding rod shape-determining protein MreC, producing the protein MGGILLFVLAWIWEIHPSRLGSSLFSPLLKGISVAGGGLRKEFERYIWLTRVRQENERLLRENEALKSRLVELQDQLDLCKALKEEEKEALFRRYPRVLARVIYHPLSPFEGLLIIDKGGKDGLRPEMPVVSVAEGEPGVLVGQVVETTRHYARVLPLTHPQSAVDVYSLRSKERGLLKGRGMDQPLLLDYVPYGTDFRVGDLLVTSGLDALFPRNIRVGRIVRILPQRRQGFFQTIEVEPLVDLRRLSWVAVLIKPLRKKELSP; encoded by the coding sequence GTGGGAGGGATCCTGCTTTTCGTGCTAGCCTGGATATGGGAGATCCACCCCTCTCGCCTGGGAAGCTCTCTGTTTTCCCCTCTTCTTAAGGGAATTTCCGTGGCCGGAGGGGGGCTCCGCAAGGAATTCGAGCGCTATATATGGCTGACCCGGGTGCGCCAGGAAAACGAGCGTCTCCTTCGGGAAAACGAGGCCCTGAAGAGTCGCCTGGTGGAACTCCAGGACCAACTGGACCTATGCAAGGCCCTTAAGGAGGAAGAAAAGGAGGCCCTTTTCCGCCGCTATCCCCGGGTGCTGGCCCGGGTGATCTATCATCCCCTTTCCCCCTTTGAGGGGCTTCTCATTATTGATAAAGGGGGAAAAGACGGCCTCCGGCCGGAGATGCCTGTGGTGAGTGTGGCCGAAGGCGAACCCGGGGTCTTGGTGGGACAGGTAGTGGAAACCACCCGCCATTACGCTCGAGTCCTTCCGCTTACCCATCCCCAGAGCGCCGTAGATGTCTATAGCCTCCGATCTAAAGAGAGGGGGCTCCTTAAAGGAAGGGGTATGGACCAGCCCCTCCTTCTGGACTATGTACCCTACGGGACAGACTTTCGGGTGGGAGACCTCCTGGTGACCTCCGGTCTGGACGCCCTCTTCCCCCGGAACATCCGGGTGGGACGGATTGTGCGAATCCTTCCGCAAAGACGCCAGGGCTTTTTCCAGACCATCGAAGTAGAACCTCTGGTGGACCTGCGGCGGCTCTCCTGGGTGGCGGTTCTTATCAAACCTTTGCGGAAAAAGGAACTTTCTCCATGA
- the leuD gene encoding 3-isopropylmalate dehydratase small subunit, whose amino-acid sequence MRFRGRVFKFGDNIDTDVIIPARYLNTTDPQELARHCMEDADPEFVKKVRPGDIIVAGRNFGCGSSREHAPVAIKAAGISCVIAESFARIFYRNAFNTGLPIVEAPEASREIQEGDEVEVDLEAGEIRNLTQGKVYRIKPLPPFMRELLRDGGLIPHLICKYRSARLEDDS is encoded by the coding sequence ATGCGTTTCCGGGGAAGAGTATTCAAATTTGGAGACAATATCGACACCGACGTAATCATTCCCGCCCGTTATCTCAACACTACCGATCCTCAAGAGCTGGCTCGGCACTGTATGGAGGATGCGGATCCCGAATTCGTCAAAAAGGTCCGCCCCGGGGACATCATCGTGGCCGGACGTAACTTCGGCTGCGGCTCCTCCCGAGAGCACGCCCCGGTGGCCATAAAGGCCGCGGGGATCTCCTGCGTAATTGCCGAAAGCTTCGCCCGCATTTTTTACCGCAACGCCTTCAACACCGGACTTCCCATCGTGGAGGCCCCAGAGGCCAGCCGGGAGATCCAGGAGGGAGACGAGGTGGAGGTGGACCTGGAGGCCGGAGAGATCCGCAACCTCACCCAAGGCAAGGTCTATCGCATAAAGCCTCTTCCCCCTTTCATGCGCGAACTCTTGCGGGACGGAGGGCTTATCCCGCACCTTATCTGTAAGTACCGCAGCGCCCGGCTGGAAGACGACAGTTGA
- a CDS encoding DUF434 domain-containing protein: METFRKAARDLAWLLDRGYPERASLKLVGDRYGLSSRQRALLLRAVVPEPRASFRRKKKVPARALRGRKVTVDGYNVLATLVHGLEGRTLVLARDGFVRDAEGAGRRLRLAPRLPEALELLREFFRRYPPAYLGLYLDAPVSGSGELAAHLRKTLLQALALPGEVLALPEAERRVLSGEVVCTADGALLDEAPAVFDLAGHLLRGRARLLRPF; this comes from the coding sequence GTGGAGACTTTTCGGAAGGCCGCCCGGGATCTGGCCTGGCTCTTGGACCGGGGCTATCCGGAAAGGGCCTCCCTTAAGCTGGTAGGCGACCGCTACGGGCTTTCGTCCCGGCAAAGGGCCCTCCTCCTGCGGGCGGTGGTCCCGGAGCCCCGGGCCTCCTTTCGTCGGAAAAAGAAGGTCCCGGCCCGGGCCCTACGGGGCCGAAAGGTGACCGTGGACGGCTACAACGTCCTGGCTACCCTGGTCCACGGCCTGGAGGGGCGGACCCTGGTGCTCGCTCGAGATGGCTTTGTGCGGGATGCCGAGGGGGCCGGCCGCAGGCTGCGTCTGGCCCCTCGGCTTCCGGAGGCCCTGGAACTTCTGCGGGAATTTTTCCGCCGCTACCCTCCCGCTTATCTGGGCCTTTATCTCGACGCCCCCGTCTCGGGCTCCGGAGAGTTGGCCGCCCATCTCCGGAAGACCCTTTTGCAGGCCCTGGCGCTTCCCGGAGAAGTCCTGGCCCTTCCCGAGGCCGAGCGTCGGGTGCTTTCCGGAGAGGTGGTCTGTACCGCCGACGGGGCTTTGTTGGATGAGGCCCCGGCAGTCTTTGATCTGGCCGGACATCTCCTCCGTGGCCGAGCCCGTCTCCTCCGACCCTTCTAA
- the leuC gene encoding 3-isopropylmalate dehydratase large subunit encodes MSKRPMTMAEKILADRAGLPAVEPGELVEVPVDLTLANDITAPLAIKIFEETRINRVFDPQRIVLVMDHFTPNKDIKSAEQVRICREFARRFGIQHYYEGGACGIEHALLPELGLVVPGDIVIGADSHTCTYGALGAFATGVGSTDLAATWITGRTWFKVPETIKFVYRGRLKPWVSGKDLILYTIGDIGVDGALYMAMEFSGEVIRRLSMAERFTMANMAIEAGGKVGLIEPDRKTLSYVRRHSSRSPRVFRSDRRAPYREVREYDCSRIDLQVAFPHLPSNVRPVTEIPEIPIDQVVIGSCTNGRLEDLAVAAKILKGRKVNPNVRTIIIPATPRIYREALRRGYLRVFLEAGAIVSPPTCGPCLGGHMGILAKGERAVATTNRNFVGRMGHPESEVYLAGPAVAAASAVLGRIGSPEELGLREED; translated from the coding sequence ATGTCCAAACGGCCCATGACCATGGCCGAAAAGATCCTGGCCGACCGGGCGGGGCTTCCGGCGGTGGAGCCCGGGGAACTGGTAGAGGTCCCGGTAGACCTCACTCTGGCCAATGACATCACCGCGCCCCTGGCCATCAAGATCTTTGAAGAAACCCGTATCAACCGGGTCTTTGATCCGCAACGCATCGTCTTGGTGATGGACCATTTCACCCCCAACAAGGACATCAAAAGCGCGGAGCAGGTGCGGATCTGCCGGGAGTTCGCCCGCCGTTTCGGTATTCAACACTATTATGAAGGGGGGGCCTGTGGCATCGAACACGCCCTGCTTCCCGAACTGGGCCTGGTGGTCCCGGGAGACATCGTCATCGGGGCCGACAGTCACACCTGTACTTATGGGGCCTTGGGGGCCTTTGCCACCGGGGTGGGCTCCACCGACCTTGCAGCCACCTGGATCACCGGGCGGACCTGGTTCAAGGTCCCAGAGACCATCAAATTTGTCTATCGGGGCCGCCTCAAGCCCTGGGTCTCGGGCAAGGACCTCATCCTTTACACCATAGGAGACATCGGGGTGGACGGGGCCCTCTACATGGCCATGGAGTTTTCCGGAGAAGTTATCCGCCGGCTTTCCATGGCCGAACGCTTTACCATGGCCAACATGGCCATCGAGGCCGGAGGCAAGGTGGGCCTAATCGAGCCGGACCGCAAGACCCTCTCCTATGTCCGAAGACATAGCTCACGGTCCCCTCGGGTCTTCCGAAGTGACCGCCGGGCCCCCTACCGGGAGGTGCGGGAATACGATTGTTCCCGGATCGATCTTCAGGTGGCCTTTCCCCATCTGCCCTCCAATGTGCGCCCGGTGACGGAGATCCCGGAGATCCCCATTGACCAGGTGGTCATCGGCTCCTGCACCAACGGGAGATTGGAGGACCTGGCGGTGGCGGCCAAGATCCTCAAGGGGCGCAAAGTGAACCCCAACGTGCGCACCATCATCATCCCCGCCACTCCGCGGATCTATCGAGAGGCCCTACGGCGGGGCTATCTCCGGGTCTTCCTGGAGGCCGGGGCCATCGTTTCTCCCCCCACCTGCGGCCCCTGTCTCGGAGGACACATGGGGATCCTGGCCAAAGGGGAACGGGCCGTGGCCACCACCAACCGCAATTTTGTGGGGCGTATGGGGCATCCCGAAAGCGAGGTCTATCTCGCCGGGCCGGCTGTGGCCGCAGCCTCGGCGGTCTTGGGAAGGATCGGAAGTCCCGAAGAGCTGGGACTCAGAGAGGAGGACTGA
- the atpH gene encoding ATP synthase F1 subunit delta yields the protein MIRTIIAQKYARGLFAVGKEQGRFQEFGEELKRVGAFLAASPEVLEALESPIYPPDLKMEIVEEVIKGLSLDEEVARFLRLLVEKKRIQYIQAIIEAYDQLVDEELGIVRAEVRAAFSLGEEEKGRLSETLKKLVGKEVKLQVSEDPELIGGLVVRIGDLVLDGSVRTQLEAFKESIIRGEVA from the coding sequence TTGATTAGGACCATTATTGCCCAAAAGTATGCCCGGGGTCTTTTTGCGGTAGGCAAGGAGCAGGGTCGTTTTCAGGAATTCGGAGAAGAGCTCAAACGGGTAGGGGCCTTTCTGGCCGCCTCCCCGGAGGTGCTCGAGGCCCTGGAAAGCCCCATTTATCCCCCGGATCTCAAGATGGAGATCGTGGAAGAAGTGATCAAGGGGCTTTCCCTGGACGAGGAGGTGGCCCGTTTTCTGAGGCTACTGGTAGAGAAAAAGCGCATCCAATACATTCAGGCCATCATCGAGGCCTACGATCAGCTGGTAGACGAAGAGTTAGGCATCGTACGGGCGGAGGTGCGGGCGGCCTTTTCTCTGGGGGAGGAGGAGAAGGGCCGACTTTCCGAAACACTCAAGAAGCTGGTGGGCAAAGAGGTCAAGCTCCAGGTTTCCGAAGACCCCGAACTTATCGGGGGGCTGGTGGTCCGTATCGGAGATCTGGTCCTGGACGGTAGCGTCCGGACCCAGCTTGAGGCCTTTAAGGAATCCATAATAAGAGGAGAGGTGGCCTAA
- a CDS encoding FtsW/RodA/SpoVE family cell cycle protein, whose product MKAWLRDWPFHLVVFLLVILGLLNQWSAGGPHYFWRYLLFSFGGLVVYGIFIFWDYRRWALGKVFWLYLLYALLLAYLALTHRRWLYFGGFSLQPSEFAKPLLVVLLGLFLSGLEGEVLSLPFFLGAMGVVLLPALLIASTDLDQAFMIVLIGFTIVSFAGLSRRLILGLSLLALLTGFLVGPVLWHHLKPYQRARITAFLKPGKTQKRWSYQTQQALIAVGSGGLKGEGFGKGLSAKLHYLPAKHTDLAFAVWAEEWGFLGSTLLLTLYGVLLGLGLRAAYLARDHLGRFLAFGATACLFWQIFINLGGVIRLLPTASVPLPFLSYGGSAYLTNMILLGIIASVLKRRFSFM is encoded by the coding sequence ATGAAGGCCTGGTTAAGGGACTGGCCCTTTCATCTGGTAGTATTTCTTCTGGTAATTCTGGGACTTCTCAATCAATGGAGCGCCGGAGGGCCTCATTATTTTTGGAGGTACCTCCTTTTCTCTTTCGGAGGCCTGGTGGTCTACGGAATCTTTATTTTCTGGGACTATCGGCGCTGGGCCCTGGGAAAAGTCTTCTGGCTCTATCTGCTCTATGCCCTGCTTCTGGCTTATCTGGCCTTGACCCACCGAAGATGGCTCTACTTTGGAGGATTTAGTCTGCAACCCTCAGAATTTGCCAAGCCTCTTTTGGTGGTCCTCCTAGGGCTTTTTCTCAGCGGTCTGGAAGGGGAAGTGCTCTCTCTTCCTTTTTTCTTAGGGGCTATGGGAGTGGTCCTCTTGCCGGCCCTCTTGATCGCCTCTACGGACCTGGACCAGGCCTTCATGATCGTCCTCATAGGTTTCACCATCGTGAGTTTTGCCGGCCTTTCCCGACGGCTGATTTTAGGACTTTCCCTCCTGGCCCTCCTCACAGGCTTTCTGGTAGGACCGGTCCTCTGGCACCATCTCAAGCCCTATCAAAGGGCCCGCATAACGGCCTTCTTGAAACCGGGCAAGACCCAAAAGCGCTGGTCCTATCAAACCCAACAGGCCCTAATTGCCGTGGGCTCTGGAGGACTCAAGGGAGAAGGCTTTGGAAAGGGCCTTTCGGCAAAACTTCATTACCTTCCGGCCAAACATACCGATCTGGCCTTTGCCGTCTGGGCCGAAGAATGGGGCTTCTTGGGAAGCACTCTCCTTCTTACCCTTTACGGAGTTCTCTTGGGGCTGGGCCTTCGGGCCGCCTATCTGGCCCGGGATCATCTGGGACGCTTCCTGGCCTTTGGGGCCACGGCCTGCCTTTTCTGGCAGATTTTTATCAACCTGGGAGGGGTCATCCGGCTTTTGCCTACGGCCAGCGTCCCCCTCCCTTTTCTCAGCTACGGAGGTTCGGCCTACCTTACCAACATGATTTTGTTAGGAATAATCGCTTCAGTCCTGAAAAGGCGCTTTTCTTTTATGTAA
- a CDS encoding rod shape-determining protein produces MFKSLFGLFSTDMAVDLGTANTLIYVKGKGIVLREPSVVAVKENGRYKKVLAVGEEAKRMLGRTPGNIQAIRPLKEGVIADFEVAEAMLRYFIQKIHNRRFLVRPRIIISVPSRTTQVERRAVRESAESAGAREVYLIEEPMAAAIGAGLPITEPTANMVVDIGGGTTEVAVISLAGVVYSNSVRVAGDRMDEAIMQYIKRKYNLLIGEHTAEQIKIRIGNVMPEPPYETLEIKGRDLISGIPRTITVSSQEVYEAIEEPVQTIVQAIKEALEQTPPELAADIVDRGIVLTGGGALLKNLDRLIREETSLPVMVAEDPLCSVVLGCGKALENIEVLREIMFSS; encoded by the coding sequence ATGTTCAAGTCCCTTTTTGGTTTGTTTTCTACGGATATGGCCGTGGATCTGGGCACGGCCAACACCCTGATCTATGTCAAGGGCAAGGGGATCGTCCTCCGGGAACCCTCGGTGGTGGCCGTCAAGGAAAACGGTAGATACAAAAAGGTTCTGGCGGTAGGGGAAGAGGCCAAGCGCATGCTGGGCCGCACCCCGGGCAATATTCAAGCCATTCGCCCCCTCAAGGAAGGAGTGATTGCGGACTTTGAAGTGGCCGAGGCCATGTTGCGCTATTTTATCCAGAAGATTCACAATCGGCGTTTCCTGGTGCGCCCCCGGATCATCATCAGTGTCCCCTCGCGGACCACTCAGGTGGAAAGACGAGCGGTGCGGGAGAGCGCCGAAAGCGCCGGAGCCCGGGAGGTCTATCTTATAGAGGAGCCCATGGCCGCGGCCATAGGGGCGGGCCTCCCCATTACCGAGCCCACAGCCAACATGGTGGTGGATATCGGGGGAGGCACCACGGAGGTGGCGGTGATTTCTCTGGCCGGAGTGGTCTATAGCAATTCGGTGCGGGTGGCCGGAGACCGCATGGATGAGGCCATCATGCAATACATCAAACGCAAGTACAATCTCCTGATCGGGGAACACACCGCCGAACAGATCAAGATCCGCATCGGAAACGTTATGCCGGAGCCTCCTTATGAAACCCTGGAGATCAAGGGCAGGGATTTAATAAGCGGGATTCCGCGCACCATCACCGTGTCTTCGCAGGAGGTCTATGAGGCCATCGAGGAGCCGGTCCAGACCATTGTTCAGGCCATCAAGGAGGCCCTGGAACAAACTCCTCCGGAGCTGGCTGCGGATATTGTGGATCGGGGGATCGTGTTGACCGGGGGCGGGGCCCTTCTCAAAAATCTGGATCGTCTCATTCGGGAGGAGACCAGTCTTCCGGTAATGGTGGCCGAGGATCCCCTTTGTTCGGTAGTTCTGGGTTGCGGAAAGGCCCTGGAAAATATTGAAGTCCTTCGGGAAATAATGTTCTCCTCCTAA
- the mrdA gene encoding penicillin-binding protein 2, with protein MIPSKRTEAFQQRLILFGYFCGFVLFVLLLKLFYLQILRHPYFWRLARERTYDRRPLPAPRGRIFDRRGLLLAGDRPTFNLYVDPQYLRGKEDEVLRRLARLLGEDFSELKNEFLWKKKKAYGEVLLKKRLSRDTVARLEARRYFLPGIRVEPRPERYYPFGEAFFHVLGYVAPITQEEIRRLRPLGYGPSDYVGRTGLEKAYENLLRGRKGEREVERDAFGRVVHIVSETPPQPGADLFLTLEAAFQRQAYALLKDKSGAVVILDPSDGEVLSLVSAPALDPNHFVEGWSPQEWEKILKDPRHPQLNKALLSFHPGSTFKPVTLLAALEAHLVDPKEIIFCPGYYRLGRRVFRCWRRWGHGKVDIVRALAESCDTYFYVLGERLDIDYLADFARKCGFGKASGLGFPGEKPGIVPDRAWKRVRFGERWQKGETLNVAIGQGFLEVNLLQLTRFYAALANGGTLWQPWLVKEASGLEGGPLLQRGPRALGRLPVHPENLRWVIQGLTQAVEGKRGTGRAARVPGILVAGKTGTAQVVRKKTEKDRKDEEVPYEERDHAWFVAFAPVEKPEIVVGVFVEHGGHGGRAAAPIAGKLLRFYFKGERP; from the coding sequence ATGATTCCCTCAAAGCGCACCGAAGCCTTTCAACAGCGCCTTATCCTCTTCGGCTATTTCTGCGGATTCGTCCTTTTCGTCCTCCTTCTCAAACTTTTCTATCTTCAGATTTTACGCCATCCTTATTTTTGGCGCCTGGCCCGGGAACGCACCTATGACCGTCGGCCTCTGCCGGCTCCCCGAGGACGAATCTTTGACCGTCGGGGACTGCTCCTGGCCGGGGATCGCCCTACCTTTAACCTTTACGTAGATCCCCAGTATCTTCGAGGGAAAGAAGATGAGGTCCTGCGACGGCTGGCCCGCCTTTTGGGAGAGGATTTCTCGGAGCTCAAAAATGAGTTTTTGTGGAAGAAAAAGAAGGCCTATGGAGAAGTCCTTTTAAAAAAGCGCCTGAGTCGGGACACCGTAGCCCGTCTGGAGGCCCGACGTTATTTTCTTCCGGGCATACGGGTCGAACCCCGCCCCGAAAGATACTATCCCTTCGGGGAGGCCTTTTTCCACGTCCTGGGTTACGTAGCTCCGATTACCCAGGAGGAAATCCGGAGACTGCGCCCCTTAGGATACGGGCCCTCGGATTATGTGGGGCGTACTGGCCTGGAGAAGGCCTATGAAAATCTCCTGCGCGGGCGCAAGGGAGAAAGGGAGGTAGAAAGAGACGCCTTTGGACGGGTGGTCCACATCGTAAGCGAGACCCCTCCCCAGCCCGGGGCCGACCTTTTTCTCACCCTGGAGGCCGCCTTCCAGCGTCAGGCCTATGCCCTCCTGAAGGATAAATCCGGAGCGGTGGTCATCCTCGATCCCTCCGACGGAGAGGTCCTGAGCCTGGTAAGCGCTCCGGCCCTGGATCCCAATCATTTTGTGGAAGGGTGGAGTCCCCAAGAGTGGGAGAAGATCCTGAAGGACCCCCGGCATCCCCAGCTCAATAAGGCCCTGTTGAGCTTCCATCCCGGCTCCACCTTTAAGCCCGTGACCCTGCTTGCGGCCCTGGAGGCCCATCTGGTGGACCCCAAAGAGATCATCTTTTGCCCGGGATACTATCGTCTGGGCCGGCGCGTCTTCCGCTGCTGGCGACGCTGGGGACACGGCAAAGTAGATATCGTGCGGGCTCTAGCCGAATCCTGCGACACTTACTTTTATGTCCTGGGAGAGAGATTGGATATCGATTACCTCGCGGATTTTGCCCGAAAGTGCGGTTTTGGAAAGGCTTCCGGTCTGGGATTCCCCGGAGAGAAGCCGGGGATCGTCCCGGATCGGGCCTGGAAAAGGGTCCGCTTCGGTGAACGCTGGCAAAAGGGGGAAACCTTGAATGTGGCTATCGGACAGGGTTTCCTGGAGGTAAATCTCTTACAACTTACCCGGTTTTACGCCGCTCTGGCCAATGGAGGGACCCTCTGGCAGCCTTGGCTGGTGAAGGAGGCCTCCGGCCTCGAAGGAGGTCCTCTCCTTCAGCGCGGCCCCCGAGCCCTGGGTCGCCTTCCGGTCCATCCCGAAAATCTCCGCTGGGTGATTCAAGGGCTTACTCAAGCGGTCGAGGGAAAAAGAGGGACCGGGCGCGCGGCCCGGGTGCCCGGAATCCTCGTGGCCGGAAAGACCGGAACAGCTCAGGTGGTCCGGAAAAAAACCGAAAAAGACCGGAAGGACGAAGAAGTTCCCTATGAAGAACGAGATCATGCCTGGTTTGTAGCCTTTGCTCCGGTAGAAAAGCCGGAAATAGTGGTAGGGGTCTTCGTGGAGCACGGAGGCCACGGAGGCCGTGCCGCAGCCCCCATCGCCGGGAAACTTCTGAGATTCTATTTCAAGGGAGAAAGGCCATGA
- the gltX gene encoding glutamate--tRNA ligase — MSQVKTRFPPSPTGHLHLGGARTALFNWLFARHHGGLFVLRFEDTDRERSRPEFVDSIREALEWLELYWDEGPFFQSQRLEIYQEYARRLYEEGRAYYCECSPEELERKRKEALAAGRKPGYDGTCREKDLPPGPGRVLRLKVPPVGSTVVEDLIRGPVAFDHRELDDFILMRSDGTPTYQFAVVVDDLTMGITHVIRGDDHLSNTPKQILLYRALGAEPPQFAHVPMILGPDGQRLSKRHGARSILEYREEGYLPQALRNYMVRLGWSYGDQEIFTLEEMIEKFDLSRVSKSAARFDPEKLLALNAHWMRATPLEELSARVKPFIQRLGLPLPEEEYLRAALATVQPRARTLKEAAEMLAFYLVEEVDYDPEAARKFLTPEVAPVFKRLLKELREVEFSDEALEKLFRGLAEEMGLKLKKIAQPVRVALTGKTVSPGLFEIMRILGRERVLRRLERALQYLQGGRS; from the coding sequence ATGAGTCAGGTCAAGACCCGCTTTCCTCCTAGCCCCACCGGCCATCTCCATCTGGGTGGGGCCCGCACGGCCCTTTTTAATTGGCTCTTTGCCCGTCACCATGGAGGCCTTTTTGTCTTGCGCTTCGAGGATACCGACCGGGAACGCTCCCGGCCGGAGTTCGTAGACTCCATTCGGGAGGCCCTGGAGTGGCTGGAGCTTTACTGGGACGAGGGGCCCTTCTTTCAGAGTCAGCGTTTGGAGATCTATCAGGAATACGCCCGCAGACTCTACGAGGAAGGCCGGGCCTATTATTGTGAGTGTTCTCCGGAGGAGCTGGAGCGCAAGCGCAAGGAGGCCCTAGCTGCGGGGCGCAAACCGGGCTACGACGGTACCTGCCGGGAAAAGGATCTCCCTCCAGGCCCGGGCCGCGTCCTGCGCCTTAAGGTCCCTCCTGTGGGCTCCACCGTGGTGGAGGACCTCATTCGGGGGCCGGTGGCCTTCGATCACCGGGAACTCGACGACTTCATCCTCATGCGCAGCGACGGCACCCCCACCTATCAATTCGCGGTGGTGGTGGACGACCTCACCATGGGGATCACCCACGTCATCCGGGGAGACGATCATCTCTCTAACACCCCAAAGCAGATCCTCCTCTACCGGGCCCTGGGGGCCGAGCCCCCTCAGTTTGCCCATGTTCCCATGATTCTAGGCCCTGACGGGCAGCGTCTTTCCAAGCGCCATGGAGCGCGTTCTATTCTGGAGTACCGGGAGGAGGGCTATCTCCCCCAGGCCCTGCGGAACTATATGGTGCGTCTGGGGTGGTCTTACGGGGATCAGGAGATCTTTACCCTGGAGGAGATGATCGAAAAGTTTGATCTTTCCCGGGTGAGCAAGTCTGCGGCTCGCTTCGACCCGGAAAAACTCTTGGCCTTAAATGCTCACTGGATGCGGGCCACCCCTCTTGAAGAACTCTCCGCCAGGGTCAAACCCTTTATCCAGCGTTTAGGGCTTCCTCTTCCCGAGGAGGAGTATCTCCGGGCGGCCCTGGCCACGGTCCAGCCCCGGGCCCGCACCCTCAAAGAGGCCGCAGAGATGCTGGCCTTCTATCTGGTAGAAGAGGTGGACTACGATCCAGAGGCCGCGCGCAAGTTCCTCACTCCGGAGGTGGCTCCGGTCTTTAAGCGTCTGCTTAAGGAATTGCGGGAGGTGGAATTTTCCGACGAGGCCTTGGAAAAGCTTTTTCGAGGTCTGGCCGAAGAGATGGGTCTTAAGCTCAAGAAGATCGCGCAGCCCGTGAGGGTGGCCCTTACCGGAAAGACGGTGAGCCCGGGACTTTTTGAGATCATGCGCATCCTGGGCCGGGAACGGGTTCTGCGGCGTCTTGAGCGGGCCCTGCAATATCTCCAAGGAGGACGCTCGTGA